AACTGCGGGAGGCTGTGGAGGTCGTAGATGACGCTAGGGTCTTCGAGCTGGTCGACCTCGTCGAGGATGACGACGGTTCGAGGGCCGTCGTGCTGTTGGAGGCGGTCGACGAGTTCGTCGTGCGGCGTCGACTGCCGGTGGATGTCGATGGTGGCGCCGAGGTCGTCGAGGATCTGGTAGAGCGTCCGAAATCGGGTGTAGTTACGCCAGCAGTTGACGTAGGTGGCCTCGACATCGAGGACCTCTTCTCGAAGTCGTTCCGTGACGAATTTCGAAATACACGTCTTCCCTGTCCCGCTGGGTCCGGTGACGATAGCTGTGTCGGCTGGTTCTCCGTTCGTGATGGGTTCGAGAACGCTGGAGAGGTGGTTGACTTCGGCGTCGCGATGCTCAACTTCCCGAGGGACGAACCCAGCGCGGAGTACGCGAGCATCGCGGATCATCTGTATCTGGTAGACTACTTTCTGGTCATAAAAGTGTAACCGGGGTGTTTCCGGAAACGCTCTTGCCTAGGAGATTGGTTCGAAGATTGCGTTCTATTGGTAGTTATTCGCAATTTAGGCGTTTCTCTGGTCAACACGATTTTCAGCCGACTTAAGCGGGAAATTGAGATGACACAATAGACGATGCGCCGGCCTATTGAGCACTTCGCCAGAGCGCTCGATACGGTTGCCCTCGATCTGGTTAGACCTGTCTAAATCGACGAAGTGTGCGTTTTTGTTAGGAAGAAAGGCCGGGGAGTGAAGTTCCCACAATCACCTGTTCCAGTTAACGCCGCTGGTATCATTTTGCTGGGAGTCTGTGACTGCCAGGGTGATTCTTCCTTTACCTGGGATCCTGGGAGGCTCTTTACTGAGAGCGATCTTGCCGTCTTGCTCGAGTCCACTTACGTAACGACGGGCTGATTCGGTTGCACAAGCGAATTTGTCGGTGTTCCGGGTTACATACTGACTGAGTTCAGACTGAAGGTAATCCCAGACCTCTCTCCCATCTGAAAAACCCCAACGGTCGGATAATTGTCCGTTTGATGTGGGTTGTTGCTCTACAATATCGATTACTCGACGGTCAAAGGTATCTATACTTCTGTCCTGAATCGTGATTTCGAACGGTCGCCAAGCGGTTGATCCGCCTGGCCAAAGATTCCCGTACAGGCACCGATAGAGAACCTGTCCTCCCTGCGTAACTAACTCCCGTATCTGACTGTCGTTCTCAATTGATGAATATTCGCTGACATCCATCAAAAATAGACTGAACGACTGAAATGCACCTAGTGAGGGATTGCGCCGGCAACGAGATTTGTGGAAGCTAATGCTCTTTTTAACGCTCTGGACTGTATGCTGTTTCCGGCGGTAACTGTCCTCAGTGCTCTGGAATCGCTCTATAACGCGTTCTGCGTCCGACAAATCGCTAATAACCGGCAAAGGTCCGAGGGTGGATTTTGCGAATCCGACTTGATCATCGAGATCCATCGTTATCTCGTCTTCTGGGATTCCCCAGTAATCGATTGCTTGATCTACGTATTTATCCCGAGAAGTAGAGTTGCGCTTCGTTGTGATTTCAGGACGGGAAATCGGACATCGATCGTTAGCGTCTAACAAGTATCCACTTAGAGTTGGGTCGATACACCGTGCCGAAAATGGTATTGCTTCTACAGTATAGACATATTCTGCGCCCTCGGTATCCACGACCCTTAGTACACCGAAGTGGTCCGTAAGAAGGTCCATTGGCTCATATTTCATCCAATTGAACAAATCATCTAGCTCTTCCTTGTCGATGGGGAAGTCTGGAGCGAGTTCATTTGCGGTGTATCGGGCACCCTTGAGGCGATCGACAACGAGATCGGTGACTGGTTCCTCAAAAACGTGAATTCCGCCACGTCTGTTTGAAGGTACTGTTTCTGCAATCTTGCCGTCGGTCACGACGTGGCCCGCGTCCACAAGCTCTTGCCTTTCTACCTCGGGCTTGTCATAGAATTCGTCTGTCGGAATCATAGCTTTCGGGTGTATCGGTTGGTTATTCTCTGATCCAGTTCGTACATTATTGGTATTCGTGCCGGTAAACGCTCAGGTAGATTCAATCAACCGGCTGATGAGTGAGTTCCGTTCCAAAGTTTCTCGATCGCCAACTAATGTAACGTCTTGTGCACAGTTGAAGCAGGTGTAGAGTTGCTCAATATCACTCACGGGCGGAGTGACCACTCGTTCTTCGCCTGTAACGGCGAGACTGACTACAGCTGAGTCTACATGAGCTCCAGATAGCTGATCGGGGAGACGAACCGCTATGTCTTTCCCAATTTCTTCTAACTCTTCTCGAATGGCATTTGCATGGGCGACAAAGGGAGTAACAACCAAATCTGGAGAGACGTTTGTACAAACTTCAGCTACCTTTTCAGCTTCGGCTTTATTCTGTGTCAGGCGCTGATGGAGGTATGGTGTCGCATGTACGGGGATACTGACCTTCAGACGATGATGATCGCTATCAATAGGATTACTGGTCCGGACTTTGAATCTGATGTCCTGGATTGTGTATGTCTCGCCGAACGTTAGTGCGCTCGCGTCAAGGGTTCTAAGTTGTTGTAGAGACTGAGAGATATGGACTGCATCAACTTGTTCGACTGGTTCCAGCCGGATGAAGCGGGTTTCGTCTTCTTCAGTGGATGTTGGTACTTGATACTCTAGTGAGGTTTCACCGATGGCCGTTGCTATTGGTCCATCCGTATCTCTAAATTCGAAACTTCCGTCAATAGTCTCAGCGTCAAGTTCCAGCCCCGAAAATGCAGATTGCATTGTACGAGTGAGTTCTGCTTTCACCTGGATGCTCTGACTGTCGTCGCTCTCAACATTCGCGAACCGCCGGTATAGACGGTTAAAATACGCCTCGTCAAGACGGGCCTCTCTAGCCTCCCCACTGACAATCTCAGGACCAGACCGTCGAGTGTCACCAATTGCCGCTACTCGATCGCCGAGAATCTGGAGGAAATGGAACTGGGGTTCTGCAAGACTTTCCGCACCCACAATTACGATCGTGTCGAAGAATTTGTCAGTATGGGGCCGAACCGACTCATCACCATCTCGCATAGCGTGGAATACCTGTTCACTAAGCGCATAGCGTGCCGATGAAACCACGACAGATGCGTCGCGAAGCCCCTCATAAATCTCGTGCCCATCAGACGTTCCAGTAAGACCCGTCGTCGCTCCACCAGCGAATCCGTCCATTCTAGTCGCCCCTTCGACTGATGAAAGTCGCTCTTCGACCGAGTCGGTCATTTCAGGCCGCGTACAGAGGATTAACGCGCGTTGTTCATCGTCAGGTATCTCTTCGCCACCAGCGGGGCTTGGATACTGCTGCGTGGCAAGTTTTGTAACAATATCAGTAACGAGCGTAGTCCGCTCGCGACGGACTGGAACATCCAGATATAATTCCTTTGCGTCGGTGTACTCGGAAAGAGAATTTAGGTCCGAAGGGTCAAGACTGTCCTCGTTATCGCCGGCCTTTCCTGTCGTTTCAAGGAGGGGTGATACCTCTCCTCGCTGAGCGTAGTCCAGTTGTGACAACAGCTCACGTGGTAGAGAATCAGCGGCGACGGTACGGACGGCTTCATACGCCTCCGTAGGATCAAGGAAGGCCGAATTGGGCGTTGATTTCAGCTGGAAGACATACTTGTTCTCAACCCGGCCATAGTATGTGGCTTCTTGATAGTATTCTGTGCCGGTCTGCATGAGACGTACGCCCGAACCTGGGGTAAAGGACGGAACTAGCCCTGCATCTGACGTGAAGACCATCCTTCGTTGGCCCTCTAAGGCGTTAAGCTTGAGATCAGGGATTCGTAACCCTGCCTCTGACAGTGTTTCTGGAGCTAATTGCTCAAGTTCGTAGCCTAATCGTTTCCGATGGTCTCGCTCAGTGTTCAGTCCCTGACGAAGCCCCGTGTAATGGTCGGTGACAGCGGGATCTCGGAATTCGAGTCGTTGGTCACAATCGTCGAAAAGCGGACACTGGGATATGATGTTCCCTTCATCGTCTGATTCAAAGCACGGCCAACGGCGCTCAGACTGACAGTAGTATTGACAAGGTGATGGAAGAATCTCATTTTCCTCTTGGTCGGTTGTCGGTGACTTGAACGTACAGCCAGTACAATCCCGACCGTAAGTCGTCGGCACACCGAATCCATCGCGAAGAACAGATGCCTCATTTCGGAGAGAAAGAATGTCTTCTACATCGCGGCGCCGCAATTCGACTTCTTCCAACACGACGCTCGATTCGTTCGCAAGGTTCGGATACACGAGATAGCCGCCGACCCCTTTGTCAATTCGATCATGAAGACGCTCTCCCGTCTCAAGAGTTTCGAGGAGGAATGCTAGGAGATAGACCCGGAGCTGAAATCGGTGATGATTCCGTGTCTTATCGGTCAGCTTGTAGTTGGTTTTGAGATCATAGGGGGTCCCATCGATGATTAGGTCAACGCGGCCATTAAAGCCGACAGAGGCAGATAGGCCTACTTCTGCACTAACGTCTGTCGCTGAAGCGATTCGATTTGTAAATTCGTCGTCTGTCAGAAGACGAGTAGCAGCATCTAACGCGTTCTCCCGAATTCGGTTGGGGCTCACCCATGCCAACCGACACAGAGCCATCTCGATAGAATACTCTGACTCAATTAGCTCTTCAAGAGACGCCTCAACTTGAGCTTCCGACCATCCACCTTTGAATTGACCTTTGCCCCCTTCTTCGATGGCGTGTTCTACTAATGTGTGGACAATTCTACCTTTGATTGCTCCGGGAGAAAGATCGTACCTACCGGGTGAATATACGTTCTTCTCGTAGAGAAGGTCGTAAATACGGGGGCACTCGCTAGCGGAGCGCATCTCACTTTTGCCGATTGCGGTATCCGGGTCTCGGATTATGATTCCGGTGACGTTGAAATACCACTTGCCGTTGTGTGTGTTAGGAATCCCCCTGACGACGACCGACTCGTCTTGCTGTAAAGGCACCTCGTCGATTATTTCACGAAGATACGATGCGGTTCGCCCGAACGAGTCCGTCCAAGCAGGATCCTCATGCCAGATCGAGAGGAAGGCATCACCTTCGAACTGACCAGACACCCGAACTGGATACAGTGTCTTGTCTCCGCCTTGTTGCCCTCTTCTTGGGTCACCAACGACTGTACATCGGATAGTGACTTCCTGGCCATAGTGCGTCTCGTCGTCAACGATGTCCTGAATCGGATAGATCATCTTCATTTGCCTCCATCAAGTACCGCTAGTGCGCGTGCGAGGAGACGGCGGTCGAGCATTTGTTCTTGATACCGATACTGGTGTGTGCAGGAATCCCGTTTTAGACAGTCCGGGCATGCATGAATACACTGCTTGGTTACCTCTTCTATTCGTTCAGCCAACTCACTGAGATCGCGGCGCTGGGAACGTCTATTCGCAAACCGACGATACGTTTCTCTGACCCGGGTGTCGAAGAACGTTCGGTCCTCCAAAGCAAATACTAAGTCTACCGGCCGTGGTGTGCGGTTTAGTTGTTCCTTCGTTGTCGTATATGTCTCAGCAACAACGCTATAGAAGCGGGCCATTTCCCGAGTTTCGGCAATTCGGTTAAGGCGTCGGTGAAGTAGCGGTTTGACGTCATCGTACCGAGCGTACGAGAAGTCGACTCCAAGGTCCTGAAACACATCATTGAACTCGGGTACGTCGCGCCCAGATGCAATCTCGTTCGTTTGGGCGAGGTCAAACACGTACTCTCCAGAGTATTCCTTCAGCAAGGAAACCAACGTCTCTTCTGTAGCACCAATATGGCAGCTCGACTGTTCAGCAAGCCCGCTTAGCAGTTCAGTATCGGATAGCTCGCGTAAGTCATCGAAGACTTCACGGCTCACACCAGCACCGCCTTGAATTGAATCATAGAGACCGATCTCAACGGTTTCGCCGCTCGTCTCTACGAAGTTCACGTCATACCAAGCTTCGAAGTCACCACCTCCGGCACTGTATTCTGCCGCCCACGAAGCAAGTCCATGTTTGAGTGAATGGATAAAGACATGCTCAGCAAATTGCCTCACTGACTCGCCGTCAGCACACTCCTCAATGATGGATTCCAACGAATCTCCATATTCATCCAGAAGCGTCTCATAAGTCGAGATTTCCCCGTCATCGTAATCAAGCAACCCTAACCGCCGGTCCCTAGACGGTAAGAGGCTCGGAAGACGTGCTTCAATGTCGTTAACACTGGCCTCAAATAGCGAGTCTGGCCCGTCAGACCCCATCGAAAAGAGGTAGTCGACCGCAATTAGGGCACGATAGAACGGGGTAACGCTAAATGCGTGCTCGAGAGCCTCCTCTTGGAAGAACAGGCGATCCCATAATCGACGGTATAAGAGCGAAAATTGGAGGTCTCGGAAAAGTGGCGTTTCTTTCTGGAAGACTTTGTCAAGTAACTCAGTGACTATCGACCGGTCTATATCAAACATCAGAACCTGGCTTTCCTCACGGCTACCGACGAATGCAGTGGCGTCATCTTCCCCGTGACGATAGCGAATTACCTCTGAGAATGTCCTCTCTTCGCCGTATAACGTCAACAGGGTTGCATAGTACGATTTAAGAAATGTCGCGTCGCTGTTGAACTCTCCCTGCTCAATAAGGCCACCGGTCATCGTCGACAAATCCAGTGACTCTGGACTGTCGCCTCGTCCAAGGGGGTGCTTAAACCAGAGGAACTGCGAGGTCGGATCACTTTTCAGCGTCGTGAGCTCCTCTTCTGGGACGTCCTCTGGTTTCTGGTTCCTTACAACCCCGTTCGCAGAATCCCAATAGTAGTGCGTATGCTCTCCGTTCTCACCCACGCTCGGATTCCAGACGATGAACTGTTGGGGAATGTAGACGCTTACCTCATCTACAGGGTGCTCAAACGGTGTGTACCGCTCTTCTTCACTCTGTGGGAGAATCTCGGACAGTTGGCTGGATGTTCGAATGCGCAGCCCGTCGTTAATATCTGCAAATCCTCTTCTCGATGAAGGCCCGAAATCGCCAGTCCATAGGTCGAATTCCCATCGGCGTTTGTAGCCGCCGGGCAGAAAGCTCCCCAACATAAGATCAAGCGGCTCATTCGCCAAAAAGCCGCCATTCGCGTTGACAACACTGATGTTACCGCCGACCTGCTCAGAGATAAACGTACCAGGAACGCTAAATGGCCTTGTTGCCTCTGGATCAAGTTCGAAGAGGTCTGGTATATGGCAATATGGACGGAAACGATTGCGCTGGACCTTATCGAGTAGGTCAGATTGGTATTGAATCAGGCCATTAAGTCGAGCCAGCAATCGCTCTTCTTGCGTTAGGTCATCTGCTTCCGAGAGAGGAGTTTGATCGCTCATTTGTTGGAAGTGTTCTCCAAGTCGAGATTCCCCGCCGCAATCTCTTGGAACAGTCGGCGCTTGAACTTCAGATCATCAAGGCTCTCCTCGAGATCGGCCTGACGAGTCCCTCTCGGGAAGCGTGCTGCCTCCCAGAATTCTTGGATGTCTCCTCCACCTACACTTGCAGGTGTTAACGGGGCCTGTGTTAGATTGATGTAGTCTCCAATTTCATCGATCACGGCGGTAATCTGCTCCTCGGGCACCATCGGGAACGCCTTGCGGAGCCAGTTAGCGATCTCATCCTGCTCATGTGTGAATTTCTCGTCTAACTCCTCAATGTCTAATCTTCGGTATATCTCGTCCGCGGTTTCGTTGTCAGTGACGTTCAAGTAATCGAAGATGGCAGAGACGAGGTGCTCTGTTCGAACAAACCTGTTCTCTTCATCCAGATTGATTTCGAGGTACCTCTCATCTGGGTCAGAGAGCAGGTTTTCATGGTGGAAGTAGAATGCGTCTTCAGGACGTGACCCGAGAACGACTACTGAGATTGGTTGATCATCAGGATCACGACCTCCTCTCCCTTTCCGTTGTACGAATCCGGGGATGTTCATCGGTGCTCGGTACTGGAAGGTTCCAATTATGCCGGGATGATCGAACCCAACTTCCAGTGCGCTAGTAGTGACCATAAGGTCCCAATTGTCGTCTTCAACGCGGGTCCCGTCCGGAGTCTCGGTTCGGCCACTTTTGTGCAGGTAGACATCCATCGGCTCAAGGTCAAGCTCGTCGGTCATCGTCCACCAGCACTCACCTGCCTCATAGACCGGGCATGGATTCAGGTTCTTGTTCGGAGGAAGTGGTTCACAGACCGCCCGTTCATGGGATGCTGCATTCGATCTGAACTGGTGCTTGGGGCAGTCTGGATTCGTCCCTGGTTCATCTTCGTCTCGCAGGAAAGCATCAGGGGTACGGAGAGTAAATAACTCCTGACCCTCGACACCTCGTCCAGACTCTGCGTCTTGGATATAATCACCTAGTCTTTTGACGGAATCGATCGAGTCAACGAACCCCAGAATTTTGTTCTTCAGTTGACCCTCGTCAGACTCCTGTTTGAGGATCGTATGGTACATCGTGAAGGCGACCTGAATCATGGACGAGAGATTCGTTACGTTCGTCTCTTCGAAGTCCTCTGGTCCCCATTCACGCCGAGGTTTGTACTTTGCTTCACCCTGTGGAACCTGGACCTCTCGGGGGTCTGTAGCCTTTATAAATACGAGATATTCCCACCCGATTTCTTCAATCTCACTCTCTTTTCTAAATTCCTTACTCGTCTCCTTCCATGGGATGTCTTCGTTCTTCCCTCGGGGAGTGATCTCTCTAGCACTGGGCGCCCCAAATATTGCCTCTGTAAACTGTTCAGCGTTTGATATTGTTGCACTGGAGGCAACCAAGTTGGGTTGTTGGTCAGGATCGACTTCACGCATCGCAGCTTGGAACCGCCGCATTACGTTTGCGACATGCATTCCGTACTGGTTCGTATAGACGTGAACCTCGTCGAGGACAACGAACTTTGGAGGTGACGCGTGTTTCCAGAACTGATCGTAGCCCCGGTGATCCATCAACCGTCGATGAAGCGTATCGGGAGTGACTACGATGATGTCGGCTGTGGCTCCCTTATCTGATCGGGCAAAGTCAGCCTTATGCGCGGGATCCTTGTCACAGACCATTTCATCGGTCGGCATTCCCCCATCACAGCCGTCAACGGGGCAACTGATCTCGGATTGGCTTGCACTACCGTGTTGGAGAGCAACTGTTATCGGGAGCGAATCATAGGGCAGTTCGTCGTCAGCAGCGATAATCTGTTCAATCTCGTATAGATACTCGACGATGCGCTCAAACTGGTTATCACACAGATCTTTTCGGGGGTATGCAAGAACAGCGTCAACACCGCCTACCCGAATGTTGTCATGGTTCGCCGTCAGGCTGTATGCGAGTATCGGGAACAAGAAGGCCTCTGTCTTACCACCGCCGGTGCTCGCGGTAATAACGTGGGCCCGTTCTTCGTTT
The Halorientalis litorea DNA segment above includes these coding regions:
- a CDS encoding DUF5797 family protein; translation: MIPTDEFYDKPEVERQELVDAGHVVTDGKIAETVPSNRRGGIHVFEEPVTDLVVDRLKGARYTANELAPDFPIDKEELDDLFNWMKYEPMDLLTDHFGVLRVVDTEGAEYVYTVEAIPFSARCIDPTLSGYLLDANDRCPISRPEITTKRNSTSRDKYVDQAIDYWGIPEDEITMDLDDQVGFAKSTLGPLPVISDLSDAERVIERFQSTEDSYRRKQHTVQSVKKSISFHKSRCRRNPSLGAFQSFSLFLMDVSEYSSIENDSQIRELVTQGGQVLYRCLYGNLWPGGSTAWRPFEITIQDRSIDTFDRRVIDIVEQQPTSNGQLSDRWGFSDGREVWDYLQSELSQYVTRNTDKFACATESARRYVSGLEQDGKIALSKEPPRIPGKGRITLAVTDSQQNDTSGVNWNR
- a CDS encoding DEAD/DEAH box helicase; this translates as MSNAAMGQHEHLDAVKEMWEVLVDGEDHDDLQQHVLRWVDNACKQQINAGNYDSTVALSDLFDRFHRTFVLGENEPETGENIDITYVFPAQLTTKTASQLLFQHVIDKLVERDVLLYVYDKQRVRSRVAEVTRYFALLRQRFADQSGFEHAPSLTKMVKMDIQSREKPKWGDQGIDLGDKIREILQRASTGEPASEFGSVGRTDWREATNDALTLIYRLCKRRGMTGLAAFQGRSLDELYRRAVTERNEERAHVITASTGGGKTEAFLFPILAYSLTANHDNIRVGGVDAVLAYPRKDLCDNQFERIVEYLYEIEQIIAADDELPYDSLPITVALQHGSASQSEISCPVDGCDGGMPTDEMVCDKDPAHKADFARSDKGATADIIVVTPDTLHRRLMDHRGYDQFWKHASPPKFVVLDEVHVYTNQYGMHVANVMRRFQAAMREVDPDQQPNLVASSATISNAEQFTEAIFGAPSAREITPRGKNEDIPWKETSKEFRKESEIEEIGWEYLVFIKATDPREVQVPQGEAKYKPRREWGPEDFEETNVTNLSSMIQVAFTMYHTILKQESDEGQLKNKILGFVDSIDSVKRLGDYIQDAESGRGVEGQELFTLRTPDAFLRDEDEPGTNPDCPKHQFRSNAASHERAVCEPLPPNKNLNPCPVYEAGECWWTMTDELDLEPMDVYLHKSGRTETPDGTRVEDDNWDLMVTTSALEVGFDHPGIIGTFQYRAPMNIPGFVQRKGRGGRDPDDQPISVVVLGSRPEDAFYFHHENLLSDPDERYLEINLDEENRFVRTEHLVSAIFDYLNVTDNETADEIYRRLDIEELDEKFTHEQDEIANWLRKAFPMVPEEQITAVIDEIGDYINLTQAPLTPASVGGGDIQEFWEAARFPRGTRQADLEESLDDLKFKRRLFQEIAAGNLDLENTSNK
- a CDS encoding PD-(D/E)XK nuclease family protein yields the protein MKMIYPIQDIVDDETHYGQEVTIRCTVVGDPRRGQQGGDKTLYPVRVSGQFEGDAFLSIWHEDPAWTDSFGRTASYLREIIDEVPLQQDESVVVRGIPNTHNGKWYFNVTGIIIRDPDTAIGKSEMRSASECPRIYDLLYEKNVYSPGRYDLSPGAIKGRIVHTLVEHAIEEGGKGQFKGGWSEAQVEASLEELIESEYSIEMALCRLAWVSPNRIRENALDAATRLLTDDEFTNRIASATDVSAEVGLSASVGFNGRVDLIIDGTPYDLKTNYKLTDKTRNHHRFQLRVYLLAFLLETLETGERLHDRIDKGVGGYLVYPNLANESSVVLEEVELRRRDVEDILSLRNEASVLRDGFGVPTTYGRDCTGCTFKSPTTDQEENEILPSPCQYYCQSERRWPCFESDDEGNIISQCPLFDDCDQRLEFRDPAVTDHYTGLRQGLNTERDHRKRLGYELEQLAPETLSEAGLRIPDLKLNALEGQRRMVFTSDAGLVPSFTPGSGVRLMQTGTEYYQEATYYGRVENKYVFQLKSTPNSAFLDPTEAYEAVRTVAADSLPRELLSQLDYAQRGEVSPLLETTGKAGDNEDSLDPSDLNSLSEYTDAKELYLDVPVRRERTTLVTDIVTKLATQQYPSPAGGEEIPDDEQRALILCTRPEMTDSVEERLSSVEGATRMDGFAGGATTGLTGTSDGHEIYEGLRDASVVVSSARYALSEQVFHAMRDGDESVRPHTDKFFDTIVIVGAESLAEPQFHFLQILGDRVAAIGDTRRSGPEIVSGEAREARLDEAYFNRLYRRFANVESDDSQSIQVKAELTRTMQSAFSGLELDAETIDGSFEFRDTDGPIATAIGETSLEYQVPTSTEEDETRFIRLEPVEQVDAVHISQSLQQLRTLDASALTFGETYTIQDIRFKVRTSNPIDSDHHRLKVSIPVHATPYLHQRLTQNKAEAEKVAEVCTNVSPDLVVTPFVAHANAIREELEEIGKDIAVRLPDQLSGAHVDSAVVSLAVTGEERVVTPPVSDIEQLYTCFNCAQDVTLVGDRETLERNSLISRLIEST